From the Salmo trutta chromosome 30, fSalTru1.1, whole genome shotgun sequence genome, one window contains:
- the LOC115168913 gene encoding N66 matrix protein-like, translated as MLWSKNRWYEYQSPELGNGDYYNPPALGNGDDYNPPALGNGDYYNPPALGNGDYYNPPALGNGDYYNPPALGNGDGYNPPALGNGDYYNPPALGNGDNYNPPALGNGDGYNPPALGNGDYYNPPALGNGDNYNPPALGNGDGYNPPALGNGEYYNPPALGNGDGYNPPALGNGDYYNPPALGNGDYYNPHSLGNMDDYNPPALGNGDGYNPTELENGDGYNPHSLGNMDDYNPPALGNGDGYNPTALGNGDGYNPPALGNGDGYNPPSLGKEMAITYQHWVM; from the coding sequence ATGTTGTGGTCTAAGAATAGATGGTATGAGTATCAATCCCCAGAACTGGGGAATGGGGATTACTATAACCCCCCAGCACTGGGGAATGGGGATGATTATAACCCCCCAGCACTGGGTAATGGGGATTACTATAACCCCCCAGCACTGGGGAATGGGGATTACTATAACCCCCCAGCACTGGGTAATGGGGATTACTATAACCCCCCAGCACTGGGGAATGGGGATGGCTATAACCCCCCAGCACTGGGTAATGGGGATTACTATAACCCCCCAGCACTGGGGAATGGGGATAACTATAACCCCCCAGCACTGGGGAATGGGGATGGTTATAACCCCCCAGCACTGGGTAATGGGGATTACTATAACCCCCCAGCACTGGGGAATGGGGATAACTATAACCCCCCAGCACTGGGGAATGGGGATGGCTATAACCCCCCAGCACTGGGTAATGGGGAATACTATAACCCCCCAGCACTGGGGAATGGGGATGGCTATAACCCCCCAGCACTGGGGAATGGGGATTACTATAACCCCCCAGCACTGGGGAATGGGGATTACTATAACCCCCATTCACTGGGGAACATGGATGATTATAACCCCCCAGCACTGGGGAATGGGGATGGCTATAACCCCACAGAACTGGAGAATGGGGATGGCTATAACCCCCATTCACTGGGGAACATGGATGATTATAACCCCCCAGCACTGGGGAATGGGGATGGCTATAACCCCACAGCACTGGGGAATGGGGATGGCTATAACCCACCAGCACTGGGGAATGGGGATGGCTATAACCCACCATCACTAGGTAAAGAGATGGCTATAACCTACCAGCACTGGGTGATGTAA